ATAACCGCTATCTCACATCATACAAAATTAATCAGTAGGACCTGTTATCAGGCCTTAATGcaaccactcacacacacacacacatacacacacatgtaacatGCTAACTGGCAAAGCGTGCATTTTGCACAAGGCAGAGGAATCTGGCTCATATTTTCCCTCGCCCTGATCCAATCCACTCCTCTCCCCCGTCATATAGATCGGAGTCTGCGGGGGCCAGAGGCGCTGACAGAGCCCAGATGCTCCCAGTCTGTCTGGGGGGACTGGGGAGACTGGTGCCATGGGGTCCTGGAGCCTCTGAAGTGCCGCCCCTCCGTCAACATGACCAAGGCTAGACCTGCACTTTCTCCAGGCTGAGACACTCTCCTTACCACGCTGACAAGCCGCGCTGCATAGTCACAGATTGATACATGCAGGGATACACGCTCACAGGAGCCCCGCTCTCACGTTATGCATGGTCGTTCATCAGCCGGTCCTAATTAGAGACCCCCAGACCAGCACTCGAGTTCAGGAGGTTACAATGACACACTGATACAAGGGTACTAACATGCACATGCTCACATGCTGATACCTCTCAGGGTTTCTTTGACTTTCTCATTTAATCCTGCTTCGTCTCATCATCGCTGTCCTAAACTCACTCATGTAGAGGGGGGGTCTCTTTGttcttacaaaacaaaacaaaaagaaaaaggcacCATATGAATCCTCTATCCTCCCTCGTTCTCTCTCAAAACACAAAGATCATTACAAGAGCATCAAAGTGTGCCATGTTTGAGATGATACTTGTCTTTGTAGTCGTGGCGTAGCGTGGAGTGTGTTGGTATTAGATGCTGCTGTGGCAGCTGTCGTGGCTGGCTGCGCGGTGCCTCAGTGTCAGGGCCTCCGAGGCCCCGGCTGTCccggcagacagacagagggggagGAAACCTGATAGTGCAGCCAAGCCCAGTCTAATGTCTGTCTATCCAGCTATCTATCCCTGTGCCTatctgtctgactgactgactgttgGACGCTGCCTATCTGCATGCCGGATACTCCTCTGGcttcccagcagcagcagcagctctctgctTGCACTTAATATCTTCCAAAAAGTTTCTTCGTTCTTTTTAAGCTTGGAAACTTTtgaagaagaataaaagcaCCTATTTATGAATCAGCGGTGTGGCTGCAGGATTAACTTCTGCACGGTCCCCTCTAAGCTCACGACCTGTACCAAGGGGTTGCAGGTTGTGATCACATTTGAATTATGAGCCAACATGTATGAGCAAGAGATGGAAGCGcagagtgtgtttgtatttgatgtGGGGGAAGAAATTGCTCTATAATGAGGAGGGGTGCCAGGATATGAAATGGGAAGTGGGGATTTGGAGACAGGATATAAGTTATGAGAAGGAAACTAATGTTGGGAAATGCAGAAGTTGTTGTTGCCGGTGTTTAAGTGAAAATGTATCTTAAAACTATCCTCTAAGATGAATACAGCCGGCCAGGTCAAAACACTCCCAATGCCACCAACTATATCCTGACTCTTTCATGGGGGCTCAAATGAGTGTGTGTCGTATGTgaggggagagtgtgtgtgtatgtgaggggGGTTAATAAATGTTGAATCAAACGCCGCACGAGACACTCACACTCCTTAAGGGTTGCCCATTAGCGGTGTGTGGGTGCATGGGGAGTTTATCAGTGTCTGGGTGATTTATGAAGTCAGACTCAATATCATCCACTTCACCCACACACATATGGAcatacacatgtgcacacaccaACACGCATGGCCACAtgctcacacacgcacacacaaaggcAAGCACGCGCATGCAGCACATGCACTCATGcagtttcttcctctctccctctctctttctctctctctcagaaatGGAGGCAGATATTAGGCCAAAATTAAAGGTTTCACAGAGATTAACAGTGCGGATGATGAGATCGTCTCAGCCTCTTTTTAATCTAATTCCTTTTTATCTCAGAGCCAGCATGATACGGAAATGGTACACATGAACTTCCAAATAATACAGACATAATAATAACACTCTCACTAATGCTGATAACTACTAAAATGGCATGAAATGTATGAAAAATAGAGGAAATGAAAAGgtgtgaattattttaaaggggTTCCAGTGGTACCTAAGCAATTACATGGCCAATTACTGGCAGCATGTCTGCAGCTTTGATGCCGGActtgttttttaacatgaagCACAGAACTCTGCAGACATCAGTATCTCTGGTTTCTAAATTCATAGCATTCCTCAGAATTTACTTAGCCACAAGCAAAAAAAAGGAGGGTGCTTACAGTGCACTTCAGAGTGCGCCGGGCTTAAATGGGACCCCTTGTGGCTGTGTCACAGCTCCCTTCGTTAGGGGGCTGACTGTAGCCTGTAGTCACCACAGGCATCATTAGCCCTCTGTGAAACCACAGACTGAGTCTCATTCTTCATCTGCCTGTCTGCTGCCTCAACATCTCCGCTGCCACGGTGCTCCTCCAAACGGCAGAGGAAGTgagtccagcagcagcagcagcagcagcagcagcagcagcagcagcagcagcagcagcagcagcagcagcagcagcacggtgAGACAGCCACATGGAGCCAGATCAGATAAGAAATTCAAAAATGCGGCAAAGTTCAAATGTATTCAGTGAGCGGGCCACTTGAATTGGTTCTGAAGAGGTTAGAGTCGGGGTTATTTTTGGAGGTTGGATTATTAGGCTACCTGGGCTGCACAGAAGAGGGATAACTACGGGCCAGTGAGGGTCACTCTGGAGCTGCAGTCGATGGTTAGAAGAATGAAGAATTTAGCAGTAAAAAAGACTAAACTGTCAATGCAGGAGCCCATCATTGAGAAGAaatgtgtgaaagaaaagtaaaggaCGTATTCAATTaaagcaacttatttttcttaacACACGCCACCACTACTGCCCTCTCCATATGGtctttttaaagacagaataatTCATCCCAGAGGGATTAAACAAGgatgtgataaaaataaaataacacataaaCATTTAAGTTACAGATTAAATGTGCAGGATGAATTCAAGGTTGAAATGTTGATTCCTGTTTCCCGTTCTGTACTGCCCTCTAATGGAAAACACtcctcagaaataaaaaaaagcagctctGACATGCAGAGAGAGCTCAGCGAGGAGAGAAGACATACAGCATAATTAATTATGAGCTGAACTGAGTGAACGCTACATGAAGtcaattttaaaattaaatacaattaaaaagatgaaaaggCAGGATTTGTCAGTTTGAGAcgtatttatttaaacatgtctAACGTAACTAAAGTGCAGTATATAATGCATAAGACATGTCGGCTCTAGGTGGATTGTAAGGCAAGAGCAAACAATGAGATCTAaatgaagacaaaacaaatgctCACTACAAAGCTTTGTAGCAGTAAAATTCAGAGCCTTTATCACTGGATGTTGAACAAAGCATTCACTTGGCAGGAAATTAAAAAACCAACGAGAGGTACAAAGACTAATTCtgctcaggaaaaaaaaacaacaacaacaacaatgcgaGAGACATATTTTTAAGGGAATAATAATTCTTTAGAAAAACCATTCCAAGCACTATCTGGCAAACGCAACGGAGACCCACGGGAGCATATGTTTGTAATTCCTACTGTTCTCTGTTTAAGTTATTTTTGTACATTCTAATTCTGCAACAACTCTGTATCACATTAACTATGCAGTATCTCTAttcttagatttaaaaaaagggagTTTAAACTGAATATCTACAATAGCTCCAGTTGTTCCACAGAGTGTGCCAAGCTTGCTAAACTTTATGgccctgtttttgtgttttcaaaaaacactgtccttgtctgtgtgtgtgtgtgtgtatatatacaaataatgtatgtgtgtgtgtgtatgtgtgtgtgtgtgtgtgtactaaaTGAAGGACAGTTGGCCTCTGTCATGCTTTAGcctttccctctctgcctctcatgGGTGAGCAGCCATTGTTTGAGATGGTCGCCCTTGCCGCTCATGTACGGCCCACTCTGTCCACTGCTCGAAATGACTCGGTGGCaagggatgaggagaggaacctggcacacacaaacacacagaaaaaaaaatatgaaactgtgagcaaataaacatgtttgacttttgaaaaaaaatatcatgCAGGAACAATTttacatgaacacaaagacacttcagaaatgtttcttctttttttaatataaagtcTTTATGAAGGTTGcaaaaagcagattttttaaattagaatttaaactttaaacattaaattgCATTTAAGATGAGTGTGCTACCAGAAATCTAAGATGTGCAAAACTAATATTTAGGAGAGAGGAATGCATGCTTTTTCTTCTCAGGTAACATTTATTGTCAGAGCCACACGACAGTTGGAGGTGTTGATATCAGATATGTATTATGCATTAAAGAATCTCTGATTTACCGCATAAATGGTGCGACTTAAAAGTAACCTACGTGCAGAAAATATGAATctgcactttctttttttttttttttgcgtttAATGTTCGCGCACtgcatgaggaaaaaaaacaaagtgccaCACCACAAGTGTCTGGTTTGATCCTGCACAAATCCACATTCAGGGTGATGGCTCAGTCTTTGGGTATAAATGTTTTTTACTCTTTAATAGTGTAAAGCAAAGAAGCAATCAAAAATTAATGGGCAAAAACACCAGCAGGATGAATATTCAATCGAGAGGGTGTCAACATTAAGATCTGATAACCCTGTGATCATTAAAAAGAGGAAGTCGGTGGAGCGTTTACTCTTGTTGCAGACGACTGCCAGGGGGGGTCCCGAGTTCTTTGTAAACTAAATGGCTGGAGAAAGATTAAACAAGCAAGCCTAAAACACTTCGATCATTGTGAATTCAGAACAAGAAGAGAGGCAATGGTTGGAGTGAATCACAGcaattatttcttttaaaatattcttaatgttGCCCTCATTCTCTACTTCCTACACTAAGTAGGAAAACAGCACATCTGCTGCTTTGTGACTGTTTTTCTGCAATTTAACCAAGTTATCCTGACACCTCCAGCCTTTTATATAAAAGTTGGACatgcagtgtgtgttcagttcaAATCCATCATTAAACCCGCTCCCAtatcaacagcaataaaactttCCGAGCCCCAGATTAACcttgcagagagagaaatactGCTCGAGTATTCGGATCAATACTGTTCCCCgggtttggagggagagcagggTACCCTCAAGGCCTTCGGATCTGCTTCTTCACTTGGGGGGAAAAGAGCACTACACCAGGCTTATCAATACTCAAATCCTGGTGAAGAAGAAGTGCCACAGAGAGGCGAGGATCGATTGAGCACACTGAGCTTTTCGCAGCTGAAGCCTGAGTGGAGCAGCGCTACTGACAAGTAATTGACACTGACAATCTGACTCTGGATCTGTATCAGGAGCTGAGGGCTCAGGCTCCCAGCCTGTCTGACGAAAGCGGAGAAATGTCTGTAAAACATGAGACTGAGAGGTATTATACAGCCATCCAGGAGCAATGCCATTGGCTAATGTAGCATATAAGTAAAAAGAAGTGGATGGTGAATAAATTTGAAAACACACTGGTGATCTTTTAATGGTCAACTCTTTGTTTGagatcactttttaaaatcacaaatgACTCTTTCTcctatttttacaacaaaactgtgtcagaggaaaaacaaagcaCTTAGATGAGGATGTACACGAGCTATTTCACAGCACATAAGAGAAAGAATATCTCACTGGCTGTACAAGAAGTGCTCTCTGCCTCACAGAGCACACCGGTGGTGCCCACAGCACTACATGGGCAGAGCTAAACGGGCTTTGATCAAAGGGTTTGATCAAAAGAAGACACACCACTTGCCCTCTAGCCCTCCATTTTGTACACAGTGGATTCACGGGCAAAAACGATGCGGGCCAGGTTTCCGACAAGAAGCGGAGATTTGCAGTGAACATCTACAGTAAAGACTTGAGAGGACGGGAACAAAAGGTGTGGGCTTAAAATTGTGCTGTAGGTAGACTTTCACGTCTCAGCCGCTCTCAGAGGGAGGCGTTTGTTTCACACGTTGCACATATTCCAACACACCTACGGTTTAGATAACACATCCTCCGACAGGAAGACAGTTAAGAAATTATTTTACAGGTAAACTCAGGTGAAGTGCCGTGTAGTAGATCCTGCCTCATCGAGAATCTGAAACTTTGATGTCAGAAAGTTGAGATACTCGTCCTCTAACTTGTTTCTATTTTCATCTCttattaatttatcatttttaaccTAATTCAAACCTGTTTTGGCTAAATTTAATTACTACATccttttaaacatttgaactcAAGTGTTCCACAATCCAAATTGAATTTGAGGTTGTTAATTAGAGAGCaaattgacttttattttgatggtTTATGTGCAGGTATTGTCTTGATTAATCCTTAAGTCTATGAACCATCAAGACAGAGTGAAAAGTGTTTCCACTGTGATCATTTTAAcggttttgtttttaaaaccagTCGTCCAAAACCAAAAgcagtgatttaaaaacagagaaaagctgCAAATTATCACAAATAAGAGGTTTTTACTGAGAGACTGGTGgggtttaatttaaaaagtgactaaaataatTAACAGATGCAAAATCAAACATATTATGGAGTCGTTGTCAAATTGTTGCGGTTCAGTTAATTTTGTGTCTTTTCTCCTTAAAAATTACAaccctttaaaaaatgactcGCTGTCATCCAAAGCTAGTTTTACTGTTTGTTCTAACACTATATTTAATTAAAGTACAAAAGTAATCAAAATCTAATATCAGACATAAAAAGCAATGACTTTCACTCCGACTGAATAAAGTAAGTAAGAGAGAAACCTGTCAATCAATGTCAGCCACACTCACCGGATTCCTCCTCATGGCCCCTCCCACCGCCCGCACCGCTCTGGGGTTTCCCGCCATCTCAGCCAGGCGTTTGTACGACACCGTCTCTCCAAACTTCACGTCCCTCAGAAGTACGTGCAGCACGTGGCTGGTGAACGCGTCTTTTTttcaggaaagagagagacaagaagGAGCgaacaagagaaagagagaaatccTCATTTGATCAATCAAAACAGACAGCTGACTGAGGCTGacgataaaaaaacacaacagtttaCTACAGCCGTGATAGCTTTTGAATCTTAGACATCCCTCCATTCTGATCCACTTAATAGTTTTTccacagagtcagagagtccAATTCTTCTTCAGAACGACCCTGAACAACTCCCACTTTTCCCTTATAATACTCATTAAACAACTGAATACATAGAAGTCCCTCAATTTGACCTCAGAACTAGTATCAACATGCTACAGGAGCGGATGGGAGAAAATTATTTCTCTGGCAGAAAAATCTAGGTTATGCTTTGAAAGGTCacagctaaaattaaaaaagttcgCTCCTTCATTTAAAAGGATTAAGAGAGGCCAAAAAGACTGCAAATCTGCTCcagatttttaataataataatttgaatgtTGCATACCATTTGTGGCAGTGGGATGACTTTGAGGTTAATCAGACCAATTTGTCCTTTTAATTGCTTTCTATTCAGAGTAGATTCATTATATCATCTTCACTTAAATGGCGGAATTCTTCAAATCATCCGCAGCTTAACCGACCACATTAACGGCTTTGATTTCATTAGCACTTTAGCAGTagcattatcttttttttctggattACCAGGCAGTGACTGAGCGGCATGTTTGTCTAGCTtctgaagaaaaaagaggagaaaaagtaTTTGAAGCATCTCGAAAACCTTGAGACATTCAAGCTCTGAGCTCATGTAGCGAGtgaacaacactttttttttagcacagaGAACAAGACTGGGAACAATAGTCTCGTTATCAAGAGGGGGTGACATTCTTCTAGTATATACATGTACTCAGTCATGAAAATTCAATTAGTGATCTCCCATTCTCTCTCATTTATATGGTCTAAGAGAGCACATGACAAGTGATCTATGAGAAATCCCTCTAAATTGGCATTGTGTGAAAACATGTCAcacccctgtctctcttctaCAGAGTGAACATCCTTTGCTCCCCAGGCTCCCTCGCTACCTTATAGTCACTCTCCGCTACACAAAGCCACGCGAACAAGGCAATTTGCCTAAACTGGGGGGAATAAGTGTAAAACCTAAAGGGGATATATTTGATTGATGCGCACCCATGTGAGTTCTTTGTCTTGAACAAGGCCCGTAGGTACTGTTTAATAATTTTTCAGGTAATAATCACGCTGTCAACGAGATGACGGGCTCTTACGCAGACAGACTTAATGTTATGAGGAGATAAGATACACCCCTGAAATTTCTTTTATGCATTATTCTACCTAATAAAGCTCAAATTTGGCCACATGACATGCGGCGTGGTATCACTTTGTCGCTCGTGGGTAGATGACAAGTTGCCCAGACGATGGCTATGACAAATCCCTGTTGACGCAAAACGTTATTGACAAACAACCAAAGTCGGTGTCACGCCAGCAGACGCCACTGAGCACTTTCGCCCACAAGCAGGCCCGAGCAACAAGCTACAAGGCTGTTTACACCTCTTTTAGGAATCCTTGAGTAGCTGTTCCTCCTGGAAGGTTTCTCATCTCCAACAGttcagaacaaaaaaacaagtgtctGTGCTTCAATCTGCCCGCATAGAGGTTAAAGAACTTTGCCCTCATCAGTGTTAGTGACAGAGACTTCATGCGGGTCACTCGAGGTGACCAGCAATGATTTGGAGAGCGGTCCCCCAGCCCCATACTTCATAAAGAGCCTAATACGCTGTGTCTGGGGTCAGGACCCTCTTTAGATGGGGTGCAGTGATGTCAATTGTTTAAATAAAAGTTGAGAGGAACCACTTACATGTTTACAGACATCCCATAATTATGTCACAGGTCATTACCTAGCATGAGGCCAGGTGATGGGGCCACTGCAGAGGCAGCGGCAAGGACAGATTGAGCCAGAGAAAAATCGAACAGACTCAGTGATTATGAACGTATTGACACGTATGATTTATTTGCTCATAATTTTGTATTAGAGAGCaatttaaaggaataaaaacaataaactaAACTCCATCAGCTGTGATAATGATATATTCAGAGAGATGACTTCCAGCTGACAGTCACCTCATACATGGCTGTGACAATAAAAAGACAATAGTGGAAATGCAGCTCCCTCATTATCCTTTGTGTCTAATGGGAGGGAAGACTTTGACTCCCAGTCAAAGTGTCTCTTGAGTCTTGAGGGATCCTTACTTTTGAAGGCTGACGGGGTGCTGATGATTCTCTGATTATTCGATATTCTGAAAACGTTCATTTCCCTAATTCCTCTCCACATCACAGGGGCGAGTCCTGGTGAGTGTCTCATCTCGCCCTGCGCTGTGCACAGGGGGAGGTTCAGGctcctgcaggaacacagtCATTTGGGCTTTGAAGAGCGCCCTTCCCCCCCTTTGCCTGGCCCCCTCCCCGCATATTCCCCTTGCCGCTTACCGAGACTAAGATCCCCTCGTCTGTTACATATGGATGTATAATTAATGAGATAAGAATATGCATCGTTTTAAGAACTCGTGatggtgtctgtttttttctgaagaaGCGCGTGCACacgcgcacaaacacacacccgctTCCTTAGCaggacgcacgcacgcacgctctCGCCATCCCTCTACCTCTGACGACCAAACTTGCGTATGATGTTGCCGTGACAATCAGTCAGACAGTATAGAAAAACTGCACCTCCCGTCTCCTTTCATGTCACCTCTGTTGCTCAGGTATGTCGTGACAGCTAATATGAAAAGTGGCTTGTTTTGTcagaaatgtgtaaataaacaTGGCAACACTTCAAGTGAAGGTCACAACTCAATATTACATGACAAGTGCAGCGAGAGCGCTGTCGCGTTCAGGTTCTCCCACAAGATAACTGAGCAAACAAAAGTTGGTTGTCACAGATTGTAATGACCTGAttaaacttgtatttttttcccaGGCAGGCAGCCGCTCCAGGACGAGATCGAGTAGGAATTTGTACGGCACTAAAGCAGAAACTAATCCTTAATATTTCTGAAtcaacaagcagaaaaaaaaggaaaccttTTATTTTCCTCCCTCAAAAGACAAATACTCTTGATgctcacatttaacatttttatactgGCATGGCCTATGGTTCTGACTACTGAGAGCAATCCAAGCCTAAACCCTGTATTTACTGAGCCCCAAAACAACAGGCGAGGGAGAGAGGTGGAACACAGCACAATCACCTATTCAGATCAGGTACTAATGAAGAATTCCATCTATCCTGAAATTTAATTAAAACCCCAAAGACTTCAGATGAGATGCGATTTGAAAGAGCCTGGGGCTGGTACACAAGCACTTGGTGGCGAAGGGAATCACACTGAAAGTTGATATCGTAATTGGTCCTGATGTATTTCTGCATTGCCTTTGCGGGAGCGTGGGACTCATAGCTGTATACAGGGTCTCGATGGAGTACCTGCTCATTGAAAATGCCATCACTCAAGCACTGCAGATCTGCATGAAATTAGAGAGCAACTAAGGCCTGATTGCAGGGGAAGAGAGGCACAATTGTTAAATGCATATATtaagagttatttttttttccctgtgtaGGTGTGCTTCTGGGTGTAAATGAGCGCTTTAAGTTAAAATGCAATGAGCGTCTCAGTGTGACAAAGAAATAGGCTGTAATTGTTTCGGAAAGCAGGATAAgtttatggttttaaaaaaaatgagttgTCAGCCTGTGAGTGTTGCCGGTTTCCTCGAAACATGAACGCCAGGAATAATTAATCcctcatttttactccttggcgtCCTCCATCACTCACGCCAGAGTCTCTACGACTAGTTGAAAGGACACTAATTGTCAATTTTTGGGGTGCTTTCATTTTACTCGCCCTAGGTGACTGGTCAAGCCAACAATAAGCTCATTCAAACTTCAGCACCATTCACATGTTgtcattgaagaaaaaaaatcttcctgTCTGAAAATGTCAAGAGTGGAATTCGATCAGTTTCAAAGAATGTGCCAAGAATCATGGAAAAGCTTGCCAAGACTAACACGCGTGGTAAGAGCTGCCACAGATTACTGAACCAAGTTAcagctctgtgttctgttctctctcctctcgcTCACCCACTCCCTcgcctctcgctctctctctctccctctctctctcagccatAAAATACTTCATTATAACACAGTGAGCCAGTGAGTGTAAGTGATGTAACTGACAATTAAGAGTGAAAGCCTGATCCCAGTCATGGCTCTGCAAATATTTATCCGTGACAGACCTCCTTGCAGGGCGGGGTGGTGAAAGGCAGGGAGCGGGAGACTCCCAGTGGTCTGCGGCTCACTGAAGTACGCCTGGAGCCATTCGGTGCAGCGCTGCAACTCGGGGCTCGTTTCTGCCGGGCTATCGTTGACCACACAGCTCAGGGGGGCCGCACCGCTCCTGTGAGGGGATATAAGGCAGGATGGGGAGTTGAGGTGGGGATCAGAGGAGCAATCATAATACCCTATTCTTGCTTGAACTGTGCTAAAATATGGCACAAGAGTGTAATAACATGCCACAAGTGACACAGATGCAAGATGACATAATTTGAAGAGTGAGGCTAAAGTTGCTCATCAAGACGTGCTTAAAATCCAAAGTTTTGCATTCTGGCGTTGCTCCTGTTGCTGGCCTGTGACAAAAATCAGAGCTGTGAATAAGAGCTCCAGAAAATATAAAGACTGTAATCCAGACTTTTGGTAACTGTACACATACATTATATGAAGTGCAGCGTGATGGAGTATGAAAGAAAACATTGTCGGTTCATGAGGAGCAGCGCTAACAGTTTATTTCAAACAACTTTAAGGAAGCAGAACCAGCTttggaaaggaaagaaaaaaagagttttcAAAAGTCTAGCAGctgttaaggaaaaaaaaaaaaaaagttaagattTAACAAAAGCTTTAACCCTGCTTGGGTCTAGTTTATAGTTCATGACAAGAATAAATGGAGTTTTTGGCCAGAGCAGTGCTGGCCGGCAAAGCACTGCACTTGGACGTGCATCTTAGCATGAGTAGATGCTTGGAGGAATTTGCCGATGGTTGAGTTGGCATCACTTAACAGCTGAATTTCTCTCCACTGCTGACCACCCCCCAGGTCAACGCAAGAAGACTGACCCATATTTGACACTTAAAGACCCTACTGGGAAGGTCCTCTCTTAGCATGTGCATTACTGCAAAGTGGACCTCAAGCTGTGTTGTGGATCTAAAGCTGGCCGCCAATTCCATTAACTGGTGTACAggacttataaataaataatatcacCATTTAAGTGCCCCCTTTTCAAAATTGGCTTATCCTGTATGGTATTAATAAtagacatttactttgttaaacACACAGACCGTCTCTCTCCTGGCCGCCGTAACAACACGGCCCCAAAGTGTTTTTACACTTCTGCAGGTCACAGTTTGAGCAGGGTTTTATATTGGACATGTGAAGCTGAGGTTTACTGGAGTGTTATGACTGAACAGGTCACTTTTTCAGGGAAAACGCTCTGCCTGCTAGTTCGTGGCTGTGTGATGAAAATCTCCAGGGTGCCGTTTAACAGTGGgtgtaaatacagtaaaatgtgtAAATACTCTCATTTCTAAATAAACCGCACAGCAGTTTATAGTTGAGTGGTGAAAACTCGGAAACCCACCGGCGGGTCCTGTGCTGAGACCCACTCAAACAATGGCCATGGCTCATGGCAATCTCTGTCGGCATGGGTGAGTGCCCAGCCAGCCCCTACTTGTCATTGTCTCTCCTTTCTatccctccccttcctcccccctcagctctccctcctcattTCCCCCCCTCTCTATTTCTCTATCCTCCCACTCCAGCTCTTTTGGCTCCCCACCACCTACACCCCCAGACACACACCCACCACCATCCCcccacctctctttctctcggCAAGGATCTTCAGGCCACTGTTCCCTCTCTGCAAccgcccccccaccccaccccttcCCCTCCAACCCGCCTCCTCCCTCCAACACCACCACCTCTACCCCTCCAcagcctct
This genomic interval from Notolabrus celidotus isolate fNotCel1 chromosome 4, fNotCel1.pri, whole genome shotgun sequence contains the following:
- the mgmt gene encoding methylated-DNA--protein-cysteine methyltransferase, which translates into the protein MKKQKESQCTQKTISLLSPLGTIQVSGCENGVHTIQILMDVAPAERSGAAPLSCVVNDSPAETSPELQRCTEWLQAYFSEPQTTGSLPLPAFHHPALQGDAFTSHVLHVLLRDVKFGETVSYKRLAEMAGNPRAVRAVGGAMRRNPVPLLIPCHRVISSSGQSGPYMSGKGDHLKQWLLTHERQRGKG